DNA from Coffea arabica cultivar ET-39 chromosome 10c, Coffea Arabica ET-39 HiFi, whole genome shotgun sequence:
TTCCTCCAGATTACTGTTTCTAAAGACTATAACAGCTAAAGGATGCAGAAGTTTTACCAAGAATATTGGAAAAATGAAACACATCTCACCATTTTTCCAACAGGTATTCTCAACCGATCTGAATttccaaaaatgcaagacaccaCAGCAATGTGACAACTGCTTATATATTTAGCATCATCTTCTGCCAGGTCGAATCCTGTACTAGGATATCCACTAGAACCTTTTACAAAGCCACAGTTTATTTTCTGATCATGTGCAATAAAAGATTCTTCCCTTTCTCTTAGACTCTGATGCCCAGCAAATCTAGGTTGCCACTCTTCATCATCATTGGGTTTTTCTTCTGCTTCTGTATACTGCAAGGAAAACCTTGCAAATTTTCGGCTTTCTAAAGGTTCTACAAGCAGTGCAGTAGAGTTTAGAAGTTTCATCTCGCAAGAACCTGAAATCATATAGTAAAAGTTGGCCAAATGAATGTTCACATTCAGGTGAATATGATGAAAATTTAAACTACAAATAAACCACATAAACTGCCTACACCAATCACAAGCAACTATCCCTTACTTTTTTGTCTTGTCTATATCAACATGTGAGTGAATGCATATTAACCTAGACACACTATGTCATAACAGGCACAAACAATTAATGCTAAAATCAATTATGGATCCATGTAGCAACAAGAAGTATAGGATAAAATAATAGAAATGCTTCAAGCTAAAAAAGTGTCTTAGATACAAAATTAAAGGTTCTTCACTTGAGATTACAGCCCATTATTGTCAACCCAATAGTTGATTCAGTACCAAGCACAACCTAGCCATTATGAGCTCCAATATTAAGTGCAGCATCAGATAACCACGTAACACATTAGTACAAGTGTGTGGTAATCATATCATTTCATATTCTTACCACCTTTTcccaaaacaagaaaataaaaaagaataaaaagaattTCAACGTTCATGTCAACAAACCCAAACACCATGATTGGTTTTCACATACAAAGAAGAGTGGTGAAGCACCACGGCTTGTTCAGGACTCATCCACATGACCATGTCACTACATCAGCAATCACTCAAAAGCTATAACATTTAAAGACACACGTAGTAGAAATAGCAGAGACTGACCAGAAAATTTACGGCGTTTCGACTTCTTTTTGGAACCAGACCGTTTTTCAGTAGCAGACCTTCTAGAATATTGACTATCAATAGGACGTGCATGTCCTGAATGACCAGGAACTTTGCCAGAATGTTCTGAGCTGGAAGCTGACTCCTTGTCAGATAAATCAGTGGAAGCTTCATCAACCTCGTGAACAATATTTTGATGCTTGGTTTGAGCTTTAAGTAAATTAGCAGACTCTCCACCATCTAGATCATATGATGTAGTTGCACCAGAATGGTCCCCATCATCCTGTTCCATTTCACCATCGTCTTCCTTCCTACCATCCTGTAAGTCAATACCATCATCATACTCATCATCAGGATCCACCATCTCAGTCTCATTTCCACTACTAGTACGATCATGAGGTAGCAGATTTCCACCATCATGTTCTTTTGACTGCCCAATGTTCTTCAAAGATGCCTCATATTCAGCTTCATACATTTTTAATTCATTACGCCCTGCCTCATTATATAATCCATTCCCTCTATGACCCAAGCCTTTATGAGATTCATCACTAGAAGATTTCCTACCACTGTTTTTACCCTTCTCAGGAACATGATCCTTATTTACAGAATGATCCCTAGCCTCCTCATGATAATCTTCATCTCGTCTCCTATCATCACCATCCCAATAACGCGAATCTTTACCATGTGTAACCGACCCATGGCCAAATTTTACGGTATTATGTTTCTTTGTACGTGTAACATTTGTAAGAAAATCTGTATCATTTACGAAGTCATCATCCTGTATTAAGTTACTATGTGTGTCTGCAGCAAGACAACAGAAACATGTATTAGAAGTCAAGTtctaaaactatcaaatataTATTCACTGATTTGTGACTAACACATAATAAAAAGAATCTCTAGTAAATGAAGTCAAGCTTCAGCAATTATGGTATCTGTAAAGCATCAGGGAGAAAGAAACATATTTTGGCTCACAAATCTGTGATCCCCTTTGCTGGCATAAGTCTGGTGCTTGATTTGTCAAATTTCAATGTCAGTCACAGTGATACCAATGACAGACTTAATTCAGTTCGTGTCTTCCAATAATATGTACACATTTTTTTTTGCAGTGAAATCCCATTCTCATTCATTATTTAAAACTTTAATTTCATTAGTAAAGGGCTGGACCAGTTATCAGTCTAACATTCAAGAATCAATcaatgcaagtacaaaatcaatcAACAAAAGCAATTTTCATATACTGTTCACCAAGTCACCAAGCCCCAACATTTGCATCAAACACTGAAACCCTCAGTTAACCTAAACTGCAAAAGCTTGAAAATCAACTTGGCGTTCTAATGTCACTGCCAATCTCCTCCTCTAATCCTTGAGAAGGGAAAATCGTTTGTGCCCCCTTCTCCTAATCACAGTAGCAGTAGCAGCAGTACAACAGCAAGCTTTCCCAACTAAGTCAAACGTTCCAAATTTGCATCAAATCAACAACCATAATCTAGTTTAAACAAACAATTGCAAAATTGAATTCAATTTCCACATTGTCAGCATATTCTAGTTCCGAAAAAAGCTAACTCTTCTGCTaaactaagaaaaagaaaaaacacgagcaaaaatttaaaaactgtgTTTCAAAaagaaccccaaaaaaaaaagtagagatAAAATTAGAATGTGCAAATGTACCTTTATCTTTTGAAGAGAGGAAGAGGAAAGCGAAGATAGAGGCGACGAAGGCAACGAAGAGAAAGAGAATAAGGGCGCCGACGATGGAGATCTTGCGACCCTTTATTAACCGACGGTGGTGAAGATGGTGACCGTAACGGGATTGCTGCTTATGCAAAGCACCAGAACGAATCCCAATCGATACGTGGTGGTTGTGATCCGACGAAACGCCGCCGTTCCTCAATCCACCGCCGCCATTGAAACCAGTGAATTTCCGCATTGTCGATTCGTCAACTCATCtacttatttacttatttattttgttttacttaTATACTGATGAAAATATggacaaaagagagagagagggagaggggttTATGTTGACTGAGTTTCAGTGAGTTTTCAGTGAGAGAGAAATTGGGGAGGTTTCCGTCTCACTCTGTGTAAAAGAGTGTGTTTTAGTGTGTGTCTGTGTGTGTTTTGGACTCACCGGAGGAGGGAAGGAAGTGGAGAGCGGCTTCCTGATCCCTGCCTCTTGGTGAAGTTACGGAAGTACCCTTCAAGATTTGGTTAATTGATTGACATCAAATCTAATCTTTGTTATTAGAACGATAAATGGAAAAGAGAACAATTATCTTTCCCTCTTAGTGGTACACGTGATCGAAAAGAATTAATAGATTAATGGATGCTTGGTTTTACTCATTTTTGCATCTAGTTCTCTTCCAACCAATTTTATCTGCAATTTCTCTCACTTCTACCAACCTCTATCTTATTAATAAATTTGAATTAGTATTCTTTTTATCCATGTATGGTAAATTTTCTTTGCGTTAAGCCGTTAACTTAGTTGTTACATTGGTAAGCTTATTAATTTTGATAGATACTAATAAATCATTTATGTAAAAATAGATCATTGtactttttgcttttgttttaaaTTGAAAATGAATAAGGAAGTATGACAAAATTTAATTCTTATCTCGAAGAATGCTTGTTATTTCTTTGTAtatgaattaataaaagtttCTAAAAACCAATATGGTAAACtcgtgaggagagagaagatagGTTGTTCGGACAAAGGGAGTGTAAGGGAGAGATTTTGGATTCTAACCCTCCTActtatattataaaaaatttaaaaacaaagACTACCAAAAAAAACTATAAAAGACTATAATAAAAAGTGAGTATAAGTGAGAGGCTCCGAGTTTGAACCCTCTCACTTACACTataaaaatttgtttaaaagGATTAATACGGTAGTTAAATATTTGGAGTataattgtagacaccaaaaatttcatttatttaattcaatattagctttatttttttattcttattttattttattttattgattaaatgatagttagtattcatttttgcttgtttttataaattaggttcataatttttatttttaagatatttttgcattaaaattttgtaaaggaaaaatttcacaaaaatatgttttaatcatcttaaattcaatttctttaaagtaaatgaaaatgtTGCAATGCAATTTCAATTAGGAATtagctttttctttgtttacctaaattgattttgaaaaacaaaaatataataaataaatgaaaaataaaaagataggtGGAGGTTTGCATGTTGGACAAGTGTGCTAAAGGAGCATTAGACAAGTGTATTAGAGAAGTATTGGACAAGTGTTAGTGCATGCAAATAGGACAAGTGTCCCCATTTTGTTGATACCACATGCAAGGAGGGAATAGGTGGCAAGACAAGTGTTCAACCTaggaaaatttgaagaaaaaacaaacaaaagaatatGGAAAAGTGAGAGAGGCTACGGAAACAAAGAACGGGGACAAGGGGAGAGGGACACGGAGAAAGGGTTCGGTTAAGGGAAGAAAACTGAAGAGGGAAAtaggaaaggaaaagaggagGAGGCTACGGAcggaggaaaaacaaaaaaggaaaagagagagagtttgGCAGCTAAGAGGAAGAGAAAACAAGTAGCTACGggcaagaaggagaaaaaaaaaaaaaaaaaaaagagagagagctgGGGGAAGTAGGAAGAAGAACCAAGCAAGAAAAAAGGAAGCTACGGGAAGCAAGGGAGTGGCGGCTGAGGAAACCGAGAGAGggtttgaagaaaaagaaaagggggggGGAACTTGGGGAAATCTGGAAGGGAACTGGAGGGAGAAAAAAGGCTGGTGTGAGCTTCGGGAAAGATCTGGGGGCGGGGGAAGGAACAGAGGTCGTGTTGGAGCAAACAGGAAAGAAAGGGTGGCTgagggagagaaagaaaagagctTTGGGCTGGGAAAACGAAGCAAGAAAGACTACGGGAATCAGCAGGAGAAACcaagcaaagaaaaaacaagaaaaactaagagaaaagggagagccGAGGGGGAAAACAGGGAGGGAAAAAAGGAGGAGAGACTGCGGGGAGTTGGGAAGAACAATGGAGAAAGAAAAGGCTTGAGAAAAATCTGGAAAGGAAGAGGGTCTAGgaggggaaaagaagaaagggttTTCGGGAGGAGAGGAAAAAAGGGAGAACCGAGAAAGGCAAGCAAGAAGGATAGGGTTTCGgctgaggaagaaagaaaagtgagaaaggAAGGAATCTGGGGAGAGAGCTTTAGGGAAGAATttgggagaaaagagagagcttGGGACacggaaaagaaagaaaagagagaggagatCGAGCGAGAGGTGAAACTGAGAATTTTTGCTGCAAAAGTTCATCACCAAGTTGACGAACCAGCATAGTTTCGCACCAAATTCTGGCCCAGTTCTTAGCTTTTTGAGTAAACTCTTGATTTCTGCACTATCTTGGCATGAAATACAAGAACTTTCATTCAGGAATCTCCTCAAAACAACCTCTCTGAGCTTCCCAAATCAGGACCCAAAATATCGGGTTCATcattgctgcaattttctgcaacGAAGCTCTTGGCTTCATTCTTGGAATCAACACTCCTTTCTGGGCATATTTCACGTTCAATCGACTACATAAGTACTCTTAGGTAACCGTGACTCTTCTCCTTGCTAGTTTAACACATTTTTCACGAAGATCTAAGTCATTGGACATGAACTCTTGCACTCTTGTTGTCGGTTCCATTACCCTGAcatcttatttatttttctttccatGAATATGGTAGGGAATATATGAACCAaggatctttttttttattatttgtttctgtTATCAAAAAGGGAAGAATAATGCATGTGAAATTTGTTGGTGAAACGGCCACAACAATGTTAACACTATTTGCTTGAGTCGTGCGTAGCGctgtcctaagaaactatttcatGAAATTGAAATGTCTCCCCAGGATTAAACAAGCCTTCTTCTTGTTGCGAACAAGAAAGACAAACTTTCTTCTTGTTGCAAACTAGAAGGACCAGAActagcaaataaaatataaatccaGCAGAGTAATAGGAGGAAGAAGTAGAAGGGGACTGATAGGAAGGTATCTACTGTCAGTGGGAGATTTTGGAAGAAAGTTGATAGGAAGGTATCAACTGTCAGGGGGAGAGGAAGTGGTGCATTTTTTCAAGGGGAAATAGCACCTATTTATAGGTTTTAGAATGAGGTGCAACCCTTCTCACTTCCGATATGGGACAAAGACTGTAAGTTTTCTCATTTcccgatgtgggacaaagaaagcaatcattttcatttttctatgtgggacaaaaattttgaaatacttttatattttacaaCAATCTCCTTCCTATTTCAAAAGGTTTTGgacaaaagataagaaaataatcTACTGGATTCATTTGGGTGGAATGTAATTCGTTTGGTGTTTTTTGGACTATGAACCAAACTTAGATTGATAAAACGTGACTTACAAAATTATTGGTGAAATATAAATTTCTATGAACCAATAACTCTTGAAGTATGACAGAGATTTTATCAATCACATTACAACCCATAATTTGCTATTAACACGATTTTGCGCCTTTTGGCCGTGCGCCTGCCTGGTTATTCATGAGAGTTCTAAAGATTTGACCGATGAATCTTATAGGAGCGGCCCCACTTGACTCTCATATAGGTGAATTCATCAAGTGTGTATTGTTTTAACTACACCTCCCTAATGGGATATGAATTCATTAAGAGTTTTAACTCATCCTCACAAttattcaaagcacttatctccGGAGGGACTTAAATTTGAAGTGTTTTACCATCAATATTGACTTGTTATTACCCATATGAACCTATTTCATGGGATCACCAATCACATAGGTTGGGTTACCGTCTctattgacaacttgttggtCGAAGTCCCATTTCTTTTGAAGTTTGAAGAATCAATTTTCTTCCTACGGGTTTAATCAGAGGATTGGCCAAATTCAACTCTGATTTCACATAATCAATGGAAATAATTCCATCTCTAAGCAGCTGCTTTACGTCATCATGTTTCAATCTCATGTGTCGACTTTTACAATTATACGATTTATTTTTAGCAATAGCAATAGCCGCTTGACAATCACTATATATAGGCACGGGAGGCATCAGATCCTTATTTGAAGGAATATTAGCTAAGAAATTCCTTAACCAATCAGTCTCAGAACCAGTCAACCCCAGAGCTTAAACTCTGACTCCATAGTTGACCTGGCAATGACTGTCTGTCTGGCTGACTTCCATGCTACTGCACCACCACCAAGGGTGAACACATAACCACTAGTGGATTTTGTATCATTTGAATCAGAGATCCAATTAGTATCACTGTATCCTTCTAGTACAGTGGGAAATCCACTATATAAAATACCATAATTTATGGTacctctcaaatatttcattagtcTAACCAATACAAACCAATGCTCATGATTGGGATTATGAGTATATCGACTCAGTCTACATACAGCATAGGCTATATCTGGTCTTGTAAAATTCATTAAATGCATCAGATTCCCAATTATCTAAGCATATTTCGACTAAGCAACTGGGtcaccattatttttctttaattgagtgTTAGCATCATAGGGAGTGGTTACAGGTGTTTCatcataattttcaaacttcttAAGAAGTCTCTCTATATAATGCTCTTGTGACAACATTATACCATCATCTCTCCTTATGATTTTAACACCCAATATCATTTTAACTTCACTCATatctttcatatcaaaattGGAAGACAAAAATTCTTTAGTGCTATTGACAATATTTAGACTAGTATCAAATATAAGCATGTCATCTACATACAAACTAATTATCACATATTGATCATTTACAATTTTAACATATACACATTTATCCATTTTTACAGATGAAAATCCGTCTttgattgatcaaatttctcatgCCACTGTTTAGGAGCTTGTTTTAGGCCATAAAGAGATTTAGTTAATTTacaaaccttattttcttgtctaGAAATAATACATTCCTCAGGTTGGATCATgtaaattttttcttctaaatcaccatttaaaaaagctattttgacatccatttgatgaataaaaagTTTATGAATAGAAGCCAGGAAGCCAGTGCAAATAAAACACGAATAGAGGCAATCCTTGTTACTGGTGCAAATGTGTCAAAATAAtcaatattttgtttttgaaaaaatctcTTAGCTACTAGACGAGCTTTATATTTATCAATAGAGCCATCAGGattatattttcttttgaaaattcaTTTGCAACCAATAGATTTTGCACCAGGTGATAAATCTACCAAAATccaagttttatttttcataatagagtcaatttcagttttaattgcttcttttcaaaatttgctatCAGAAGAAGAAATAGCATCAAAATAAGTTAAAGGATCATTAT
Protein-coding regions in this window:
- the LOC113714597 gene encoding uncharacterized protein, whose protein sequence is MRKFTGFNGGGGLRNGGVSSDHNHHVSIGIRSGALHKQQSRYGHHLHHRRLIKGRKISIVGALILFLFVAFVASIFAFLFLSSKDKDTHSNLIQDDDFVNDTDFLTNVTRTKKHNTVKFGHGSVTHGKDSRYWDGDDRRRDEDYHEEARDHSVNKDHVPEKGKNSGRKSSSDESHKGLGHRGNGLYNEAGRNELKMYEAEYEASLKNIGQSKEHDGGNLLPHDRTSSGNETEMVDPDDEYDDGIDLQDGRKEDDGEMEQDDGDHSGATTSYDLDGGESANLLKAQTKHQNIVHEVDEASTDLSDKESASSSEHSGKVPGHSGHARPIDSQYSRRSATEKRSGSKKKSKRRKFSGSCEMKLLNSTALLVEPLESRKFARFSLQYTEAEEKPNDDEEWQPRFAGHQSLREREESFIAHDQKINCGFVKGSSGYPSTGFDLAEDDAKYISSCHIAVVSCIFGNSDRLRIPVGKMVSRLSRKNVCFVMFVDEATLQALSSEGHMLDRMGFIGLWKVVVVKNLPYTDMRRVGKVPKLLSHRLFPSARYSIWLDSKLRLQLDPLLILEYFLWRKGHEYAISNHYDRHCVWEEVAQNKKLNKYNHTVIDEQFQFYQNDGLKRFNASDPNKLLPSNVPEGSFIVRAHTPMSNLFSCLWFNEVDRFTPRDQLSFAYTYHKLRRTNPEKPFYLNMFKDCERRKMAKLFRHRSEERKTVQHEIE